The Malus domestica chromosome 17, GDT2T_hap1 genome contains the following window.
TTTAGTTGCCtaattttatttcttccaaATTCATATAAGTTTTTTAATCCTAGACTCTAATCCCAACTCccaattaataatatatatgttacattaaatttttttatccttATAGAGTCAGTAATTGCATTATGTTGCTGGGGAGAATTTGTTGGTTTATTACCTTTGAGATTAATCTTGATTTAATCACTGAACCAACTTCAGTAGAAAATAATGATATGGAACCAaattagtcttttttttttagcttttaTGTTGGGACCCCCTCGAtcttgaaatcctggatccgccaACAGCACTGTGTCTGAACAAACATTggtatacataaatatatatatgtacatatatatacatatatacatatatatatatatgtatctatCGTTAGATTAAGAACTGATTAGTTATATTTGAACGAAGTTAAAATAAGAAGCTAGACCAATAACAAACATCAAAAACACTAGCCATCCACCTCGACCTAGCAAAACACCAACTGGTGGTGCCAACTGGTAACCATCCgtccctcatctctctctccacaAATATTACGTACGGTATATTGGTGATGTTTCTCTCTTTTTGTAATGATATTCCTTTGGTTGTGACTTTAGCCTAGATCCTGACTCACCCAATTTCGTCGTTTCAGAATAGGAAAACCTTCACCACACATATATAGTGACTAGATATTTTCAACTttgcaaagagagagagagagaaaaaaaaagagtaccTTCCATTTTCATCGACACAAggggggagagggagagagagagagagagatgggggagGGGTGCGTGTGGAATAGCGGTAGTCTGTCAATTACTTACAGATTTGGGCACCGCCGGTTCGCTACATTCCACGTACGTCCATGTCAAACAATATATATCTTcggaggcagattctctaccttctgtttgtgtggttacggttaagtcatgttaatattttataatactatttctttttgttttattatctctataaaaaaaagatataaaatgttgacatgacttaaccgtgaccacacaaaataggagAATACGAAAAAGCACGGGAAGtgagagggcagagaatctgcctcctatATCTTCTGCCAGTCCTTGCATGCTTCCACAGTGACTCGCACACATCGACGTGTTATGATCTAACACGCCTCTGAGGCCTACCCAATTTGCTTGCCTGCCGCTGgagataaatatttttttataaccaTGACCTAATTGTGGTATTATTCTCACTTAGATGTTTGCTACATAGTCAAAAAATAAACACTGTTTAATAATTATTTGCCACATGGCATCCTTAGTTACAAGAAAATTTCTCTCCTGCCACTGCCAGTAGTTTCGCTAGTGGTCCATTAAAGCGTGTAACGTTTGTTCATCCAATTACTTGGTTTGGCACTATGTAAATTGTTTGATCGCTTCTTTTGAAATGTTACGATTCTTGGATCACTTTACAGTTGTCCATATGGAGGAAATTATATTCGATAAAGTTCACTACACTTTTTAATTACACTTAACAACATTGTAGAAAACCTATATATACATTATGCACCCCTGAATACATAACTACTCAGGAGTCTGTAAATTCGATCGTCATAAAAAATGGGTTCACAATCGCAGCATGAGCATGAGATTGAGAAGGGCCACGTAGTTTTGTTCCCCTTCATGGCGAAAGGCCACACCATCCCTCTCCTCAACTTGTCTCGCATCTTCCTCGCTCAGGGACTCGCCGTTACCGTCTTCACCACCCCCGCCAACCGCACCTTCATCCACCAATCCCTTCCCGCTGCCGCTAACGTGGTCCACATCTCTTTCCCTCAAAACATCGTCCCTGGAATCCCCGCAGGCGTCGAAAGCACTGACAAGCTCCCTTCAATGgacctcttcttctccttcgcCCTCTCAACCATCCACATGCAACCCGACTTCGAGCGAGCCCTCCAAACCCTTCCAGGCGTCAGCTTCATGGTCTCCGACGGCTTCCTCTGGTGGACCGCCGATTCCGCTGCCAAGTTCGGTTTCCCCAgatttgttttctatggttTGGGAAACTACGCCTTATCCCTGTTTAAACTCGTTGCTGAGAGCCGGCTCCTAGACGGGGCCGACTCCGACACGGAGTTAGTCACCGTAACTCGGTTTCCGTGGATCAAAGTTACCAAAAAGGACTTTAACCAGTCCACTATTACTGATGATGTCCAACATGCATCCTCTGAGTTCagcatgaaaatattggagTCAACCGTTCGTAGCTTGGGTATGATAGTCAACAGCTTCTACGAGCTCGAAGCTGTGTTCGTTGAGTACTGGAACACTGAGTGTTTGCCCAAGGCCTGGTGTGTGGGCCCATTTTGTCAGCTGGCACAAGATGAACCACACGATCGTGATGAAAAGGCGATCTGGATTGAGTGGCTGGACAAAAAGCTGGAGGAGGGACGTAGAGTTTTGTATGTTGCGTTTGGGTCGCAAGCTGAGCTATCAGCTGAGCAGCTCCAAGAGATAGCTTTAGGGTTGGAAAACTCTATGGTCCACTTTATGTGGGTCATAAGAAGCAAATCGTACGCATCAGAGACTGCCACGTGGGATATCAAAGGGTTTGAAGAGAGAGTGAAGGGGAGGGGAATGGTGGTTAATGAGTGGGTTGACCAGAGGCGGATTTTAATGCACGGGAGCGTGCATGGTTTTGTGAGCCACTGCGGATGGAACTCGGTGTTGGAAAGCATATGCACCGGAGTGCCGATTCTGGCGTGGCCGATAA
Protein-coding sequences here:
- the LOC103416973 gene encoding UDP-glycosyltransferase 90A1-like, which gives rise to MGSQSQHEHEIEKGHVVLFPFMAKGHTIPLLNLSRIFLAQGLAVTVFTTPANRTFIHQSLPAAANVVHISFPQNIVPGIPAGVESTDKLPSMDLFFSFALSTIHMQPDFERALQTLPGVSFMVSDGFLWWTADSAAKFGFPRFVFYGLGNYALSLFKLVAESRLLDGADSDTELVTVTRFPWIKVTKKDFNQSTITDDVQHASSEFSMKILESTVRSLGMIVNSFYELEAVFVEYWNTECLPKAWCVGPFCQLAQDEPHDRDEKAIWIEWLDKKLEEGRRVLYVAFGSQAELSAEQLQEIALGLENSMVHFMWVIRSKSYASETATWDIKGFEERVKGRGMVVNEWVDQRRILMHGSVHGFVSHCGWNSVLESICTGVPILAWPIMAEQPLNARFVVEEIKVGLRVETCDGSVKGFVKAEGLEKTVKELMVGDKGEEVRKRVKEFADMADKAVKEGGSSWSTLQLLIDEATLANKNLDNQ